CTAAGAGGCGACGACCCCTGGAATCACAATAGTAAAATGTCAAAGAGAAGTCCATATTTTATTAGATTATCAAGTAAGAAGCTTACAGAATAGCTTACTAACCGTTGAGGATCCTCGTGGAACTGTACATGAGGGAAAGTCCTGTAGAATGGAGATGTCAACACAATTCAATAAGTAGTAATAGGTGAAGCCCAGATACCAGACGGAAGTTTTCCTACCTTTCCAGGATCCAAACTCTCAGACGTCACTGAAAACCGGCCTTTTTTAATTTGTACCACATTGCCCTTTGATTTATCCTCATCTCTGAATCCTAGAGAGGGAACAGGATTATTGGAATGAGTTACTAATGTTTACTCATTGTTTAAGCTGTATTACAAATTTGCTACTGTAATTACTATCAACTATATTAATAATAACATGATGAGCTGTTCTATCACGACTCCCCCTATCTGATTACCTCCTGAAGGCCATATTGGAGCtgataaactgtttgcagaagCTCGGTTTGGGAGCATCAGAGGGCCACTAAAGCTGGGAGCCCTTCGTACATTGGATTTGCCTTTCTCAGGCACTGGTTGGTTCTCCGCCACACACCTTCAGAAATAAGAATACCAGCAATATGATCAACCTCCACTGGTGAGTAAGGTGACATTTATGTAAAAAGAGTTTAAAAAGTAAAACTAAACCCATCTTTTCATTTTCACATATTTTATAGGTCATCTCTAGCTGCACCAAACAAACAACCTTTGAGCCATTTACATCCTGACGACCAAAATATGTTTCTTCTCTAGATAGTGTACACGTGTGTGATTTTCCATCCTCATTGCAAACAAGAGGTGAATCTGAGCTTGCCATTGATGATAAAATATTTAAATTTGCAACACAAAACTAAAGAAGCATTAACACAGTGATCTAAATGATTCATACAAAATGACCACGTACCTTTCATATAAACGCCCTCTTTCTGATTGTGAATGAGAAAGCACAGCATTAGGCATGAGTGGTCCACTTCGAGTTTGGCGGCCTGTAACAGTTTGGTTCTGAGGTGGACCTTGCAACACACCCTTGTCTGGTGTTGACAACACTGAGTCACTACCCAATACCTCTTTTTCACACAGATCAGATTTTTCTTGACTGCCATTATTGCAATTAGGTTCCACAATTACCCCTTTTCCATTCGAGCTCCCATACCGTGATAGTTCAGCACTGCTTACACTACCCCTGCAAAGTAAGGGTGGCAAAATAAGATCACAATCGTGCACAATAGCAATGCAGTACCAAGACGGGCAAAAAACGAAGAACACCTATAACCACAACTTTAAGTTCCCCGCACAGCTCATCGGAGACTATTAAAACCTTAAAATTGAGAAAATACAACATGAAACAGCACCAGAAGATTATACGATTCCAGGAACTTTGGTTAACTCAGCCACTTGAAAAACTTACCTCAGAGCACTTCTATTTGGAGGGGAATTTGCCAAGTTGGATTTAGATGAAGATGCATGCTGCAATAAGAGCAACAATAAGTTAATCTTCCAGAAAATTTGCTACAGATGGATCATAAATGTAAAGACATACTCTTTGGTTATACCATACTCTTTAACTCCCTGGTTTCCCGAGAGCCTAAGAGTTAAGAAATTTAAGGACTTGGGATGATATAGGAAAAGAACCTTGTGATTAGAAAATAAATCCATGGACTCATCTTCTTCTTTCAGCCCTTGCTCATCATCATAATCAAGAACCTAATGAGGTGGAGAAATAAGTAAAGCTATCCCCAAGACAGACGGTAGTACAATATCAAAAAATAACAGTAGCACGGCCGTTCTTTATGTTGATTTCCTTCTAAATGGAACAACTTTGAACCTATAAAGGAATACAAAAATGAGACATACCAGGGACGCTTGAGCTTTCAAGTCTTCAACATCGAAGTTCCACGCACTCACGCCTCGCTTGTACTCGTTCTGTTATACAAAGCACCAGGAAATCCCCGACATGAGTACAGGAAAAAGAATAACCATGCATGTGATAAGAGTCCGGCTAGAAGATCTAAAAACTAGAAAGTGAAAAACTTATACCAGTATCCACAAATGAAATAAAAGACTTCAACAATACTAATTAGAAACTCAGACCTGCGATATTGCTTCTTGCTCTGCTGAGGGCATTTTCTTCAAAGCCAATTGTGCAGCATCTTTGAGCTGTAAGAAGGTAATAAGATCAAAATTCTTCGATAGTAATAACcaaaaagaacaaaacaaaatcatCTGGGTCACAATGGTAAAAATGACAACCTGGAGGGCCTTTACGCGGTCCCAAAGTGGTGGCAAATCTTTCAAAAGGTTCTTTACAGAAAGCTCTGGAGGTTTTGCATGTTTGAAAAAAGAATGCTTTAATAATTTCTCCGCAGTTGGCCTCTTTGTTTGATCTTTCACCAAGCACATGGCAACCATTTCTTTAAAGGACTGATAACAACTGGAAATCCTCTAATTAGAACATAATTAGTGATACCAAAATCTTATAACAGAAAAACTGTATGAGGCGTAAGAACAACCTAATTAAAGTATGAAACGATACAAGGACTGATCAGTGGCATGGATATGATTGGCCCTCTAAATAATTCACTACCCAGAATGATAAGTCATACCTTGGAAAACTTTTTATCTCGATCATAATCGAGTCCAGGAGGGGCATTCTGGATGGTCATTAGAAGAACCTAACACAAGGAGACACATAAGTCAAAAGCTCTTTCGTAATAATGAAATAGTTGTATAGAAGCATTCACAAAATTGTTTTTACCTTCATCGGAGGGTACTTTGAGAATGGAGCATGACCATGGGCCAACTCTAAAGCAGTTATCCCAAATGACCAGATATCAGCTCTGCAAGGTGTTGATCGAATAGACACTGTCAGTTCATTAACATTGCAGTGAACAGTCCATATATGTTATACAAAGAAAAAGGCAGACACCTGCTAACTCTTATACAGTACAGCAAGAGACAAAAAACCAGCACTCACTTAAAATCGTATCCACTTCCCGGCTGCAAAACTTCTGGAGCCATCCTGTAAAAATGTGGGGTATGTTTCGGAATTCAAATTGTGTATAGcattgaagaaagaaaagaaggaataaagTAGTAGATTTTCATTTGAGGAAAAAACTTGTTAGGAGGGGGGGAAAAACAACAACTGACCAGCATGGAGTTCCTACAAAAGTATTCCTTGACCGTTGCCTGTCACCCTTGTCAAACATACAAGCTGACACTCCGAAATCCCCAAGCTTCACTATTCCATCGCTATCAAGCAGTATATTTCCAGCCTGCGTAGATCCATTCCCTTAATTCAATTAACCTCTCCAAATAAACATACATATATCCTTTCCATTACTAGTAATACAATTGAATGTGATGAACAAACCTTGATGTCACGATGTATATGCCCATGCCGATGTAGATACTCCAAAGCTTTAAGTGTTTCTTTAAGGATAGTAGCAATAACAAACTCTTCAAATCCATCTGGATATGCAATCTTCATTAGGTGTAGACAAGAACCTTCAGCCATAAATGGCATTACCACCCAAAGACATTGTTCAACAACAAACGAACAAAACGCCTTAATCACATTCAGATGATCAATCAAAATCATTGTTTGTGCCTCCTTGCGTATGTCATCCTACACAAACATTcaatccatcaaaaaaaaaaaaaccacaaaaccCCAACCCAACCTAAAGCAAGTGTCAACAAGAACATAGAATCCAGATGAACTGGATTTCCACTAAAATTATAAGTTACTGTTAGCTATGTTTCAACAACTACCTGTCTAAGAAAACAGTAAAATCCAATTAATCTTATGTTTCCCCAAGTGTGTGTTTACCTAATTTCCTGATCTAAGATCTTACCAGAAcaagaaataaatcaaaagaatcccaaaaaatcaaattcaaaatcgAGAAAACCTAAATTATAAATTGAGCTCAatcattgaagaaaaaaaagtcaattgaagaaattaatgaGATGAGGAGGCAATAAAGAGGGGTAGAGAACTGACGAGATTACTATTGCATCGATCAAGATCTAAGCACTTGACAGCAATAACTTCATTAGTAGGAAGATAGATCGCCCTAAAAACAGTAGCACTTGCTCCATAACCTACTTCTTCTAATAACTTATAATCCCCTGGATTTGCGCTGAAATTCTTTCTCACGCTTCCCATTTTACGCATCATCCAAATCAATTAATCACACTCAGCTGCTGCTGCTTGATGTTGATGATTATCCCGATGAGAGATTTTAACaagagaaaaataaattaaaaaaaaaaaaacagtctgcTGCTTTCGGCAACAGACAATAACAACGAAGGAGTAGTACAAGTACGACTCTATTTGTTTCTATCTGTTTGTTTAACAAGAAAGACGAGTGAGTCAATAATACTGTAACTGACTCAGTTGTGgtggttgtgatgatgatgagttgaCCTGACTGACCACCATGAGAAACGCCGTTTTCCTCTTTTAGGGAGAGAGAGTCAGACTCAGTCTCAAACTCAGAGAGAGAGAAAAACAAACGAGAGAAGAGAGTGTTTAACTGATGAGTAGGAGGAGGAGCCGGGGGAGGCACTACTCACTGACTTCGGTTCGGTTGAGGGCCAAATGAGGAGGATAAAAGAAGTTGCTGACGTAGCATTTTAAGAATCCGACACGTGTGCGTACATACCGTACAACAAGGGACGATTGGGTCCTACTCACTCAGTTTTGTATGGACGGGATGATTCAATGATTGATAATCTAGTGGTGATTAGGTAGGTGAGCCTTATTAGCTGAGCTGTAGACGCACTTACGGGAATTAAGGAGCAGCCTAACCCAGCTAGGATCTAACAtgctcttgtttttatttttctcttcttgcGCCGAAATGCAGAAGACAGCCAATATGCGCTCTAAAAAGTTTAGGATTGATTGATTGTTTGGAATGCATTTGCTTGGAGGAGTTCTTGATTCATGGCAACATGAAGATTGAACGCCGGCAACAGTTTCGGCCATATTGTTCTTCAAGAACACAGTGGACGTGTGcagaatcataaaaaaaaaaaaaattatgatcacTACTGAAAGAGAACGAATGTGCAGTAGGGACAACAGCTAAATAGATCAAATAAGATTCTAACGAAAAGAAAAGATACAAAGAAAGATGTCCAGTAAGATCACAATCTTAGTCCCACTCTAGTGTTACTGTTAATTCATTTTCGTGATACTATTTGTGATTCTATTCATTTCACATGATATGTTTGGGCAAGTTGACATAAATAGTTATCTACACAGGATGGATTCCTTTCGCATATGGTTGGTTCTACTCACACTAGTAAGGAAATAGTGACCACTAGTACTTGCAAGTAGCAACTCCCATTCTTCTTTCTTAGTACGATACTGCACCTTCTTGGTTGTGGGGGCAGAGAGCCTGAGTATCCGCAACTCCCATTATCTTATAGTACTATGGTACCAGTACTTCTTGGCTGTGGGCCGAGAACCGACCCCATATTGTCCTTTGTGTAGCCGGCAGCAGCCCAGGGGGGCATGTAATCTTCTTGCTATCCTGTAGATTGATTCCTTTTTTCTGTATTAGATTTATCTTTCCTCTTTTACTTTTCTGTCAGTGAGTGGACACTGGGATTTGGTGGATAACTCTCaacaggaaaaataaataaattaggggAAGCAGAATCTGAAGGAAAAGCAATGATAGAATTGGACATAATAATACAGTAATACACAtgaaagaaaaccaaaatattGCAGTAAAACTCACAGGCTATGGTGAAGCAGTAAAATATTGCAGTACAAGAACATCAGTCTAGGCTTGAGCTTCAAGGCTATGGTGAAGCAGTAAAACTCTCAGCTATAAAGCTGTAAGTTGGAACTTCTTACTGCATTCACAAACCTTGCTGCAGTCACAGACTTGGCTGAGAAGTCACATGAACAGAAAGTCTCCTGCACACCATGTGAGAGAAGAATCAAAACAACTGGACTAGTTGTTACGATTCGATCTGCAGCACACCAACTCCTGGGTAGAGATGGTTACTGTCACTTCTCAGTGGCGTTCAACCCATACTATCCCAACACAAAAGCAGGATTTAACCCTCTATCACAGTCAGTTCTGGGCTAAGACTCAACTCAAGTCCTTTAATCCTGTCTTAATATACCTGGCGAGCTGTTAACAGACCATGTCTAATCCATCGTAAACTATACCCAGCAGCTGGTATCACCATCAGCCTAGCCCACACTGTCACACCACCAAGTGGATCTAGCAAAACACAGTAAAGCAGAGTGATAGCTACCTTTTTTTGGCTCTAATTGGATGAACTTACCTGGATAGGACATCCACTGTCTGCATCCGACTGGCACAAGTAATTAACATTAGTCTGACTTTACAATGTACAGCAGTAACCAAATCTACCTACCAAACAGTCTCATCCTTCCTAATTAACAGGAGTGTGTGTTGCCAAGCGAACCTTTCTGCAGACTAAAGGCTGTGTGAACTCTTTCATGCTAGTAGTACAATTCTTCATGCTGGACGGTGCCGCCCTTGTTTACCCGTTCAATCTGCAAAGCTTCTCCACTTGTTGATCATCTCAAGTTGGACCACTGCTTTTAGTTTATTCAGTATTTAGACATAGGTTTTCAACAAACTCAGAAAATATCTTCTTGTGCTGAGGAACTTCTGGCTAAAATTGAAGTCACTTATCCACATCACTTTTAATGGAATCTTCCATCAAATTTCCCCATCATTTCAAGTGTAACTATTTTGAATCTTTGATGGGAACCCATATCTCAGCCCCATACAAAGTCCCTTCACTAGCAGGAACAGTTAGAGCCACATATTCAATAATTGAATTCAGAGCAACTGAGAGGCGCACATAACAGTAAAATCTTAAACTTCTATATGCCGTATGACTTTACTAAAACCTCATTAATATGAGTTTGAGACACAATAAAGAACATTAACTCAATTTCACACCAATATGACATCAATTCATTCTTTTTCAGCACACAAACTACTAAACACTAGTATGGGATGATGTTTCCACCGGTTGTGTTGCTTTTCAGCCACTTACAGCGTCACCAGTCCTTGCTCGCAACTTGTAATTGGACAACAAGCTCACAAGTCTAAAAGCAACAACACTCACTATAGGAAACACTCACGAAGTGACTCATTTCTAGCCAATACTACTACTTCAATTAAAAGCTAACAATAAGAGATTGATGCCAGATACTCTCGAAAACGAATGAAGCAATTCAATCAGAACCAATTTACAAGTTGTATTCTTCACTAAATTATCCCAAGTTATATATATGGATATATTATTGAACATAGTCTACAATAACActtaaagaacaacaacaaaagaacccATAATATACAGTTTTCAACCGGAATAATTATACCATGGATGAaataaaatgaaatggaatcgaaatgaacaaaattaagcTACGAAAAACAGTAAAAGGAGGTTGAATTCTAGTCAAGGAAACCTGTTTTCTGCATAACAGCATTCCGAACACGACGAAGATCTCTACCTTTAAGAGTCCTACCAACACCTTCAAACACTGAAAAAGTAGTCAGATGAGACCTCGCAACAATCTCATGAGGCGGAAGCATTTCAGCATAACTcccatcatcgtcatcatcatcatcatcctcataaTAAACCTTTTTACCTCCCGATCCGGATCGGTGGTTTCGATTCGGCCAAACCGGAACATTCACAGGCGCAGATTGATTATAAGGATACTTCCCTAGAGACGAAGAACCTAAGAAACTCCCTCCACCGCCACCACTACCCgaaccaccgccaccaccgctACCAACGCCACCGCCATTAGACCTTTGAATTGGAATGGGAGGAATCATTCTAACAGCAGTAGAAGCAGCCGATAAAGGCGAATTCAAACTTCTTTTCCTCTGCAAATGATTATTATGATGGTAATTATCATCAGATATTGCAGCTGATAAACCGAATTTATCACTCCGAAATGAATTTCTCGGAGACGAATTCGACAGAGTCGATGGTGATGATAGTGTTGGTGATGAATTAGATTCAGTGATAATAAAATCAGTTGCTGTTGTTATTGATTGGTTTGGTAAATCAGGTGATGATGATGCTGATGGTGCTGATGAAGACCAGATTACATCACTCTCATCTAATTCGAATGGGAGGTCTGAAGAATCGGAAGTATGATTGttgttatttgttgttgctggttGTTTTAGTATTCCTAGGAATCGGattgttgatgaagaagatgatgagttgTTGTATGATGATTCTTCCATGAGATTTGAgagatttttttagggtttggaaaatGAATTGAGTGTGAGTGTGAGTGTGAGTGTGTGAGAGTAAGTAAGTAGTACTTTGATTTCTGTGGTCTCCTCACCCACTTTTCTCTGGAAAGGGCTGACCTGACCTGACCACCTCAATCAATTACTCTCCTCACCTGACCTGGTGTGCTCATGTATGATTGTCTGCCCTTATTCTAATCCTACTAGTAggtgtttttttattttgtagcTTGAGTATCTTTTGGTACTATCCTATCATCCCTAGGCTAGCTTATGACTTTGGGGGATAGAGTGCAGTGTTGAATGAATCCTATtgcaaattttgattttcatgttTTAAATGAAAAAGATGGTTTGTGGTGGGTTTAAAAgttgttttttttcttgaaagAAAAAGGTTATATTAAACGAAAAAAGAACCAAGCCGAGGCCAGGAACCGATAGTTACAAAAACAAAAGAGACTGCAATATACTTCGAACTGCAGAGCAAAAATCAACGCTTTCGCAAAGACTAAAAGCGGCTTACATCGACAACAC
This portion of the Papaver somniferum cultivar HN1 chromosome 11, ASM357369v1, whole genome shotgun sequence genome encodes:
- the LOC113323133 gene encoding germinal center kinase 3-like; protein product: MMRKMGSVRKNFSANPGDYKLLEEVGYGASATVFRAIYLPTNEVIAVKCLDLDRCNSNLDDIRKEAQTMILIDHLNVIKAFCSFVVEQCLWVVMPFMAEGSCLHLMKIAYPDGFEEFVIATILKETLKALEYLHRHGHIHRDIKAGNILLDSDGIVKLGDFGVSACMFDKGDRQRSRNTFVGTPCWMAPEVLQPGSGYDFKADIWSFGITALELAHGHAPFSKYPPMKVLLMTIQNAPPGLDYDRDKKFSKSFKEMVAMCLVKDQTKRPTAEKLLKHSFFKHAKPPELSVKNLLKDLPPLWDRVKALQLKDAAQLALKKMPSAEQEAISQNEYKRGVSAWNFDVEDLKAQASLVLDYDDEQGLKEEDESMDLFSNHKHASSSKSNLANSPPNRSALRGSVSSAELSRYGSSNGKGVIVEPNCNNGSQEKSDLCEKEVLGSDSVLSTPDKGVLQGPPQNQTVTGRQTRSGPLMPNAVLSHSQSERGRLYERCVAENQPVPEKGKSNVRRAPSFSGPLMLPNRASANSLSAPIWPSGGFRDEDKSKGNVVQIKKGRFSVTSESLDPGKDFPSCTVPRGSSTGSSPLRKSASVGEWLFDARPMPNNLSPKEGSNNAVPTSLLMPHLQNILQQTTIQQDLITNLLSTLQLTDVVDGGHTGNTQVQPLENNAAVDPAASERERLLLLKVSELQARMITLTDELTSEKLKHLQLKQQLSYMSGREEGSSRKGERES
- the LOC113323134 gene encoding suppressor protein SRP40-like, whose protein sequence is MEESSYNNSSSSSSTIRFLGILKQPATTNNNNHTSDSSDLPFELDESDVIWSSSAPSASSSPDLPNQSITTATDFIITESNSSPTLSSPSTLSNSSPRNSFRSDKFGLSAAISDDNYHHNNHLQRKRSLNSPLSAASTAVRMIPPIPIQRSNGGGVGSGGGGGSGSGGGGGSFLGSSSLGKYPYNQSAPVNVPVWPNRNHRSGSGGKKVYYEDDDDDDDDGSYAEMLPPHEIVARSHLTTFSVFEGVGRTLKGRDLRRVRNAVMQKTGFLD